The genome window CCTGCCCTGGCAGCCCGACGACGCCGCCGCCAAGACGCAGACGACGTTCCTGTGGCCGCTGGTCTCCGATGCCCACATGACCGCGGAGACCCTCCCCGACCAGCAGCAGACCCCCGTCTTCCAGAACGACGACCTGGCCAAGGAGATCTCTCCTGGCGGCCGTCTCTCGCAGCTCCTTTCACAGGGCAGCAACCTCGACGTCACCTGGGTGATCGACCCCGACCTGCTCGCCTCCGTGGACGCGATGGCGGGCAGCTACAGCGTCAAGGGCGACGGCGACAAGGTCACGGCGGGCAAGAGCCAGGCGGTCGCCAAGCAGTGGCTCGCCGACCTTCAGAAGGCGGTCCAGAACAAGGAGGTCGTCGCTCTGCCCTACGGCGACCCCGACCTGGCCTCGCTCGCCCACAACGGCAAGAACGTCACCGGCTCCCTCAGCCACCTCAAGGACGCCACGGACGTCGCCGCGAGCACCGTGGAGACCATCCTCCATGTGAAACCCGACACGGACTTCGCCTGGCCCGTGGACGGAGCGATCGACCCCTCCATCATCAAGGTCGCCACCTCTGCCGGCGCCGACAAGGTGATCGCCGGCAGCGACAGCCTCCAGGAGAGCCGCGGCCTGTCCTACACGCCCACCGCCGCGCGCCCCATCGGGGGCGGCACCACGGCGGTGGTCTCGGACGACGGCCTGTCGAGCGCGTTCGACGGCGACATGACCTCGGCCGCGAGCTCCACCCGCGCAGTGCAGGATTTCCTGGCGCAGAGTCTGATGATCAACCTCGAGGAGCCGGACAAGCAGCGCAGCATCGTGGTCGCTCCCCCGCGGATGCCGTCCTCGAGCCAGGCCCAGTCGATGGCGGAGGCGCTGACGGCCCTGCAGGGCGGCCACTGGTCGGAGTCGGCCGATCTGTCGGCGGCCGCCAAGGCCAAGCCGGACCCGGAGGCCACGACGAAGGTGCCGGCCGCCTCCCGCTACCCCTCCTCGCTGCGCAGGCAGGAACTTCCGCAGTCCGCGTTCGCGCAGATCGAAAACACGCAGGACAAGCTCGACAGCTTCAAGGTGATCCTGACCGACCCCGCACGAGTGGTCACCCCCTTCGGGCGGGCCATAGACCGCGCGATGTCCACCTCGTGGCGCGGGCACGCCTCCGAGGCCTCCGACTTCCGCCAGGGCGTGGAGTCGTACCTCGACGGGCTCACCGACCAGGTGCGGCTGATCGAGAAGTCCGAGACGAAGCTCTCCGGCCGCAGCGCGACCATCCCCGTGACGGTGCAGAACAATCTCATGCAGGGGGTCGACCACCTGGTCCTGCGGCTCACCTCCCAGCAGCCGACGCGTTTGAAGATCGGCAACGGCCCCTACTTCGAGCAGCCCATCTCCGTCTCGGGCGGGCACAGCCAGTCCGTGAAGTTCACCACCACGGCCAACGCCAACGGCCGGGCCGCGGTCGTCGCCCAGTTGTTCACCGAGGACGGGCAGGCGTACGGCCCTCCGATCACTTTCGACGTGAACGTCACCGAGATCACCCCCACGGTGATGCTCGTCATCGCCGGTGGTGTCCTGCTGCTGGTGCTCGCCGGGTTCCGCATGTACACACAGCGCAAGCGCCTGGCCGCACGGCAGGCCGAGGAGGAGCGGCAGGACGACCCGCAGCACGCGGACGACGGAGGTCTGAACAAGGCCGCCGACGCCGCCGTAGACACTGGGGACACCGCAGGATCCGCAGCGGCACCCGCACAGGAGTCGGGCGCGGAGACCGGGGCAGACGACCCGGAGCACCCGAGTGACCCGGGGCCGGACACCGCACCGGAAAGCACCGACCCGTCCGGGACGGGTGAGAGAGTGGACCGTTGAGCGATGTCGTGGCCAAGGGCCCGGGGACAACGAGGTGGGGTAACCATGAACGCGCCGTACGACGGTGACCGCGAGCAGGGCGCCGTGGGCAGCTCGGGCTACCCCGAGGGCCCGCCACCGCACCAGCCCGATCAGGTACCGCCGCAGCCCCCGGCCGACATGTACCTCCAGGACGCCTACCACCAGGACCCCTACCAGGCGCACGACCTCTCCGCTCAGGACCCGGTGACCGAGGCGCTCTACGACCGCGCGGCGCACCCCCCGCCGCCCCCCGGCCCGTACCAGCCGCAGCAGCCCCTGTACGCCCAGCCGCCGACTCCGGAGTACACCCCCGACCCTCGCGTGTGGGCCCAGCCGCCGGCGCCCGAGCCGGAGGGACCTTCGCAGTACCTGCCGTACGGCGACGACCCCCGCACCACCCAGTTCGTGGGCGTCGACGACCTCGTCACCCAGGCCGGCGAGGAGCGCCACGAGCCGGACGCCTTCGCGCACCTGTTCAGGGACCAGCAGCAAGGCGGCGGACAGCCGTACGTGCGGCAGCCGTCCGTACCGGGCCCCGCACCGGCTGAGGGCCCGGCCGGGCCGTACCCGGCGCCGGCCTACGCCCAGGCGGCCCCCAGGAGCGGACGTACGCTGCTCCTTCACCGGCCGCCGATGCGGCACCGGCGGCCGCGCCCGAGGCCACCGCCGAGCTCGCCGCCGCGCCACCCGCGCCCCAAGGGAAGAAGGGCGGCCGGGCCTCGAACCTGCTGAAGTCCAGCGCCGTGATGGCGGCGGGCACGATGGTCTCCCGGCTCACCGGATTCATCCGCTCGGCGC of Streptomyces cynarae contains these proteins:
- a CDS encoding DUF6049 family protein; translation: MAEAADFQGMSSSPARRWLRRTGALLAGAPLLAGLLQLPAGPAAHAAVRGAAVEAGSSRAVTVSLDSLSPSVPTDGDTLTVSGTVTNNGRQAVTDAHVGLRVGQELTSRASIDSVARRTGYLPGVDGTEVGGKYVEKFTQLAPGATQEFSISVPVKELDLGSDGVYPLGVSLSGQTAAQPYEQVLGIQRTFLPWQPDDAAAKTQTTFLWPLVSDAHMTAETLPDQQQTPVFQNDDLAKEISPGGRLSQLLSQGSNLDVTWVIDPDLLASVDAMAGSYSVKGDGDKVTAGKSQAVAKQWLADLQKAVQNKEVVALPYGDPDLASLAHNGKNVTGSLSHLKDATDVAASTVETILHVKPDTDFAWPVDGAIDPSIIKVATSAGADKVIAGSDSLQESRGLSYTPTAARPIGGGTTAVVSDDGLSSAFDGDMTSAASSTRAVQDFLAQSLMINLEEPDKQRSIVVAPPRMPSSSQAQSMAEALTALQGGHWSESADLSAAAKAKPDPEATTKVPAASRYPSSLRRQELPQSAFAQIENTQDKLDSFKVILTDPARVVTPFGRAIDRAMSTSWRGHASEASDFRQGVESYLDGLTDQVRLIEKSETKLSGRSATIPVTVQNNLMQGVDHLVLRLTSQQPTRLKIGNGPYFEQPISVSGGHSQSVKFTTTANANGRAAVVAQLFTEDGQAYGPPITFDVNVTEITPTVMLVIAGGVLLLVLAGFRMYTQRKRLAARQAEEERQDDPQHADDGGLNKAADAAVDTGDTAGSAAAPAQESGAETGADDPEHPSDPGPDTAPESTDPSGTGERVDR